A region from the Arachis ipaensis cultivar K30076 chromosome B01, Araip1.1, whole genome shotgun sequence genome encodes:
- the LOC107627201 gene encoding putative oxidoreductase TDA3 → MNLAVTSRASMLTLFHTTTISITSSANTIPLPSRQPMDQNPKRVVVCGGGVIGVCTAYFLAKKGAAVTLIEKSDVACAASGKAGGFLALDWCDGGPVESLARASFNLHRSLSAELNGPQSYGYRPLTTLSLTVTESDSNPPSSSTPSKSSTVPSWIDGPIRSPRTIGTPETTAQVHPQLFTRTLIARAVKDHGAQVVIGKLERLELVGGRVGSVVLEGGRVIECDSVVLALGPWSGKLEVLSSLCRVYGLKAHSIVLEPREPNSITPHALFLSYYPSRGGKAIDPEVYPRPTGMLYVCGMSAEEEVADDPEEIRGKEESIEMLKRVAKTVSSHLGEGGARVKAEQACFLPCTDDGIPVIGEVPGVKGCFVATGHSCWGILNGPATGAAMAELVIDGNSTIVDLKNFSPARFLGRGKV, encoded by the exons ATGAATCTAGCAGTGACCTCTCGAGCTTCAATGCTCACTCTATTCCACACAACCACTATTTCCATCACTTCCTCCGCCAATACAATTCCCTTACCGTCACGTCAGCCCATGGATCAGAATCCCAAGCGAGTTGTCGTCTGCGGTGGCGGAGTCATTGGTGTCTGCACCGCCTACTTCCTCGCCAAGAAGGGCGCCGCCGTCACTCTCATCGAGAAATCCGACGTGGCGTGCGCCGCCTCCGGAAAAGCCGGCGGATTCCTCGCCCTCGATTGGTGCGACGGAGGGCCCGTCGAATCACTCGCCCGCGCTAGCTTCAATCTCCACCGTTCACTCTCCGCCGAGCTCAACGGTCCCCAATCCTACGGTTACCGACCCCTAACTACTCTCAGCCTCACCGTAACAGAATCAGATAGCAACCCTCCCTCTTCTTCCACCCCTTCCAAATCCTCAACTGTTCCCTCATGGATCGACGGACCAATTCGGAGTCCAAGAACGATTGGAACCCCCGAAACGACGGCGCAGGTGCACCCGCAACTGTTTACGCGCACGCTAATAGCTAGGGCAGTTAAGGACCATGGGGCTCAGGTTGTTATTGGGAAGTTGGAACGGTTAGAGTTAGTTGGGGGCCGAGTTGGATCGGTTGTGCTTGAAGGAGGACGAGTTATTGAATGCGACTCGGTGGTTTTGGCGTTGGGTCCTTGGTCTGGGAAATTGGAGGTTTTGTCTTCATTGTGTAGAGTTTATGGTCTTAAGGCACATAGCATTGTTTTGGAGCCTAGAGAACCCAATTCCATAACCCCTCACGCACTATTTCTTAGTTATTACCCTTCAAGAGGTGGAAAAGCTATTGACCCAGAAGTCTACCCTCGTCCCACAGGTATGCT GTATGTTTGTGGGATGTCAGCCGAGGAAGAGGTAGCAGATGACCCTGAGGAGATTAGGGGTAAGGAGGAGTCAATTGAGATGCTGAAGAGGGTGGCGAAGACCGTGTCAAGCCATCTGGGTGAAGGAGGGGCCCGTGTGAAGGCAGAGCAAGCGTGCTTCTTGCCGTGCACCGATGATGGCATTCCGGTGATTGGGGAGGTTCCAGGAGTGAAGGGTTGCTTTGTGGCGACAGGGCACAGTTGCTGGGGTATTTTGAATGGACCTGCTACTGGTGCTGCCATGGCTGAGCTTGTAATTGATGGGAATTCCACCATCGTTGATCTTAAAAACTTTAGTCCTGCTAGATTTCTTGGCCGTGGGAAGGTGTAG